One window from the genome of Populus alba chromosome 15, ASM523922v2, whole genome shotgun sequence encodes:
- the LOC118043965 gene encoding two-component response regulator-like APRR5 isoform X1, with protein sequence MGEVVVSSGEELEVKTGSETEEEKQSKEETESETGEVKRKRKKKEGEGSNNGLVRWERFLPRMVLRVLLVEADDSTRQIIAALLRKCSYKVATVSDGLKAWEILKERPHNIDLILTEVDLPSVSGYALLTLIMEHEICKNIPVIMMSSQDSIKTVYKCMLRGAADYLVKPIRKNELRNLWQHVWRKQSSLGGGNGPHDESVGQDKTEATSENNAAGNHSSGEMASIQRCKEQAVKRSDSQSSCTKPGLEADGARMENMQEFLQPVWSKFSLTDMNMQKHEEHVNLGQKLLVRDSEAEGSATAVCEDSDKITVDKEITPGSGRMTANIAIEGCDKIGALANSPREAIDFMGASTNHSSFNNVEIHFGSSPHLDLSLRRSHPSGFETQVTEERHTLQHSNASAFTWYTNRASQLPHSALANNGNQEEFRANYDGNISSNVNGYNSDALSLAPSTRRSAISLAAGQTKEYEIVTSSSGEKVFPIHIPVKDTRFNNLCNSYGAVLPPIFCKQSDLSPMMSQSSASQKEPIHKVNPFQCSNYGSTSVQLCDRLGQNANDSIDGSLQKQENKLDSLEGREHISSAADQSASSSFCNGAASHFNSIGYGSASGSYRNADQIATVRAASESKNEEGVFTHNSNSHRSIQREAALTKFRLKRKERCYEKKVRYESRKKLAEQRPRVKGQFVRQVHIDPSPAETDQ encoded by the exons ATGGGAGAGGTAGTGGTTAGTAGTGGTGAAGAATTAGAAGTGAAAACAGGAAGTGAAACAGAGGAGGAGAAACAGAGTAAAGAGGAAACAGAGAGTGAGACAGGAGAggtgaagaggaagaggaagaagaaagaaggtgAAGGTTCAAATAATGGGTTAGTGAGATGGGAGAGATTTTTACCAAGAATGGTATTAAGGGTTTTGTTAGTTGAAGCTGATGATTCAACTAGACAGATAATTGCCGCTCTTCTTAGAAAATGTAGTTATAAAG TTGCTACTGTTTCTGATGGCTTAAAGGCATGGGAGATACTGAAAGAAAGACCACACAACATAGACCTCATATTGACCGAAGTGGATTTGCCATCAGTATCTGGATATGCTCTTCTTACTCTTATTATGGAGCACGAGATTTGCAAAAACATTCCAGTCATAA TGATGTCCTCTCAGGATTCAATTAAAACAGTTTATAAATGCATGTTGAGAGGTGCTGCTGACTATCTTGTTAAGCCTATTAGGAAGAATGAACTGAGAAACTTGTGGCAGCATGTATGGAGAAAACAATCT TCCCTTGGTGGAGGAAATGGCCCCCATGATGAAAGTGTTGGACAGGATAAGACTGAAGCAACTTCTGAAAATAATGCTGCCGGCAATCATTCAAGTGGTGAAATGGCTTCTATCCAGAGATGTAAAGAACAAGCGGTGAAAAGGAGTGATTCTCAG AGCTCTTGTACAAAGCCAGGCTTGGAAGCTGACGGTGCCCGCATGGAAAACATGCAGGAATTTTTGCAGCCAGTATGGAGCAAATTTTCATTGACTGACATGAATATGCAGAAGCACGAAGAGCATGTGAATTTGGGTCAGAAATTGCTTGTGCGTGATAGTGAAGCTGAAG GTTCAGCTACAGCTGTCTGTGAGGATTCTGATAAAATTACGGTGGACAAGGAAATTACTCCAGGAAGTGGAAGAATGACAGCTAATATTGCCATCGAGGGCTGTGACAAAATTGGTGCCCTTGCCAACTCTCCTAGAGAAGCCATTGACTTCATGGGAGCATCTACGAATCACAGTTCTTTCAATAACGTCGAAATCCACTTTGGTTCTTCTCCACATTTGGATCTTTCCTTGAGAAGATCTCATCCTAGTGGTTTTGAGACTCAAGTTACAGAAGAAAGACACACTCTCCAGCACTCTAATGCATCAGCCTTTACGTG GTACACTAACAGGGCTTCGCAGCTTCCACATTCAGCACTGGCAAATAATGGGAATCAGGAAGAATTCAGGGCCAATTATGACGGAAACATATCCAGTAATGTTAATGGCTACAACTCCGATGCCTTGAGCCTAGCACCAAGTACTCGAAGAAGTGCTATCTCTCTTGCTGCTGGTCAAACCAAGGAATATGAAATTGTAACTTCATCTTCCGGCGAAAAAGTATTTCCGATCCACATTCCTGTGAAAGATACAAGGTTCAATAATCTATGCAACAGTTATGGTGCTGTGCTTCCCCCAATATTTTGTAAACAATCAGATTTATCACCAATGATGAGTCAAAGCTCAGCTAGCCAGAAAGAACCCATCCATAAAGTGAACCCATTTCAATGTTCCAATTATGGGAGCACCTCTGTACAGCTCTGTGATCGACTTGGTCAAAATGCAAATGATTCCATCGATGGTTCTCTacaaaagcaagaaaacaaattggATTCTTTGGAAGGTAGAGAACATATTTCTTCCGCCGCTGATCAGAGTGCAAGTAGCAGTTTCTGTAATGGAGCTGCTAGTCACTTTAACAGCATAGGCTATGGAAGTGCTTCTGGAAGCTACAGAAATGCTGATCAAATTGCTACTGTCAGGGCTGCTTCTGAGAGCAAGAATGAAGAAGGTGTTTTCACACATAACTCAAACTCTCATCGATCTATTCAAAGAGAAGCAGCTCTTACCAAGTTTCGCTTGAAGCGTAAAGAGAGATGCTATGAAAAGAAG GTTCGGTATGAGAGCAGAAAAAAACTTGCTGAGCAGCGTCCTAGGGTAAAAGGACAATTTGTACGTCAAGTGCACATTGATCCTTCACCTGCTGAAACTGACCAGTAG
- the LOC118043965 gene encoding two-component response regulator-like APRR5 isoform X2 produces the protein MGEVVVSSGEELEVKTGSETEEEKQSKEETESETGEVKRKRKKKEGEGSNNGLVRWERFLPRMVLRVLLVEADDSTRQIIAALLRKCSYKVATVSDGLKAWEILKERPHNIDLILTEVDLPSVSGYALLTLIMEHEICKNIPVIMMSSQDSIKTVYKCMLRGAADYLVKPIRKNELRNLWQHVWRKQSSLGGGNGPHDESVGQDKTEATSENNAAGNHSSGEMASIQRCKEQAVKRSDSQSSCTKPGLEADGARMENMQEFLQPVWSKFSLTDMNMQKHEEHVNLGQKLLVRDSEAEATAVCEDSDKITVDKEITPGSGRMTANIAIEGCDKIGALANSPREAIDFMGASTNHSSFNNVEIHFGSSPHLDLSLRRSHPSGFETQVTEERHTLQHSNASAFTWYTNRASQLPHSALANNGNQEEFRANYDGNISSNVNGYNSDALSLAPSTRRSAISLAAGQTKEYEIVTSSSGEKVFPIHIPVKDTRFNNLCNSYGAVLPPIFCKQSDLSPMMSQSSASQKEPIHKVNPFQCSNYGSTSVQLCDRLGQNANDSIDGSLQKQENKLDSLEGREHISSAADQSASSSFCNGAASHFNSIGYGSASGSYRNADQIATVRAASESKNEEGVFTHNSNSHRSIQREAALTKFRLKRKERCYEKKVRYESRKKLAEQRPRVKGQFVRQVHIDPSPAETDQ, from the exons ATGGGAGAGGTAGTGGTTAGTAGTGGTGAAGAATTAGAAGTGAAAACAGGAAGTGAAACAGAGGAGGAGAAACAGAGTAAAGAGGAAACAGAGAGTGAGACAGGAGAggtgaagaggaagaggaagaagaaagaaggtgAAGGTTCAAATAATGGGTTAGTGAGATGGGAGAGATTTTTACCAAGAATGGTATTAAGGGTTTTGTTAGTTGAAGCTGATGATTCAACTAGACAGATAATTGCCGCTCTTCTTAGAAAATGTAGTTATAAAG TTGCTACTGTTTCTGATGGCTTAAAGGCATGGGAGATACTGAAAGAAAGACCACACAACATAGACCTCATATTGACCGAAGTGGATTTGCCATCAGTATCTGGATATGCTCTTCTTACTCTTATTATGGAGCACGAGATTTGCAAAAACATTCCAGTCATAA TGATGTCCTCTCAGGATTCAATTAAAACAGTTTATAAATGCATGTTGAGAGGTGCTGCTGACTATCTTGTTAAGCCTATTAGGAAGAATGAACTGAGAAACTTGTGGCAGCATGTATGGAGAAAACAATCT TCCCTTGGTGGAGGAAATGGCCCCCATGATGAAAGTGTTGGACAGGATAAGACTGAAGCAACTTCTGAAAATAATGCTGCCGGCAATCATTCAAGTGGTGAAATGGCTTCTATCCAGAGATGTAAAGAACAAGCGGTGAAAAGGAGTGATTCTCAG AGCTCTTGTACAAAGCCAGGCTTGGAAGCTGACGGTGCCCGCATGGAAAACATGCAGGAATTTTTGCAGCCAGTATGGAGCAAATTTTCATTGACTGACATGAATATGCAGAAGCACGAAGAGCATGTGAATTTGGGTCAGAAATTGCTTGTGCGTGATAGTGAAGCTGAAG CTACAGCTGTCTGTGAGGATTCTGATAAAATTACGGTGGACAAGGAAATTACTCCAGGAAGTGGAAGAATGACAGCTAATATTGCCATCGAGGGCTGTGACAAAATTGGTGCCCTTGCCAACTCTCCTAGAGAAGCCATTGACTTCATGGGAGCATCTACGAATCACAGTTCTTTCAATAACGTCGAAATCCACTTTGGTTCTTCTCCACATTTGGATCTTTCCTTGAGAAGATCTCATCCTAGTGGTTTTGAGACTCAAGTTACAGAAGAAAGACACACTCTCCAGCACTCTAATGCATCAGCCTTTACGTG GTACACTAACAGGGCTTCGCAGCTTCCACATTCAGCACTGGCAAATAATGGGAATCAGGAAGAATTCAGGGCCAATTATGACGGAAACATATCCAGTAATGTTAATGGCTACAACTCCGATGCCTTGAGCCTAGCACCAAGTACTCGAAGAAGTGCTATCTCTCTTGCTGCTGGTCAAACCAAGGAATATGAAATTGTAACTTCATCTTCCGGCGAAAAAGTATTTCCGATCCACATTCCTGTGAAAGATACAAGGTTCAATAATCTATGCAACAGTTATGGTGCTGTGCTTCCCCCAATATTTTGTAAACAATCAGATTTATCACCAATGATGAGTCAAAGCTCAGCTAGCCAGAAAGAACCCATCCATAAAGTGAACCCATTTCAATGTTCCAATTATGGGAGCACCTCTGTACAGCTCTGTGATCGACTTGGTCAAAATGCAAATGATTCCATCGATGGTTCTCTacaaaagcaagaaaacaaattggATTCTTTGGAAGGTAGAGAACATATTTCTTCCGCCGCTGATCAGAGTGCAAGTAGCAGTTTCTGTAATGGAGCTGCTAGTCACTTTAACAGCATAGGCTATGGAAGTGCTTCTGGAAGCTACAGAAATGCTGATCAAATTGCTACTGTCAGGGCTGCTTCTGAGAGCAAGAATGAAGAAGGTGTTTTCACACATAACTCAAACTCTCATCGATCTATTCAAAGAGAAGCAGCTCTTACCAAGTTTCGCTTGAAGCGTAAAGAGAGATGCTATGAAAAGAAG GTTCGGTATGAGAGCAGAAAAAAACTTGCTGAGCAGCGTCCTAGGGTAAAAGGACAATTTGTACGTCAAGTGCACATTGATCCTTCACCTGCTGAAACTGACCAGTAG
- the LOC118043964 gene encoding NDR1/HIN1-like protein 26 — protein MSQVSIKSPKHCAKQGLNVDKLYKKLFFAFSGIFATLLLLILMIWLILRPAKPEFTLKEADIYQLSLSGPNLLNSSIQLTLLSKNPNQKVSIYYDELQVYAAYKGQQITVDTFVPPFYQGHQDSNLLTASLVGTGLPVAPSFNYEVGRDRTAGKLVLNLKVNGRIRWKVGTWVSGRYRINVNCLAVMALGPTLPTGPLSSRQGTICSTTV, from the coding sequence ATGTCTCAAGTCTCCATAAAATCTCCAAAACACTGTGCTAAGCAAGGACTTAACGTCGACAAGCTCTACAAAAAGCTTTTCTTTGCCTTCTCAGGAATCTTTGCCACTCTTCTCTTACTAATACTGATGATCTGGCTTATCCTGCGACCTGCCAAGCCTGAGTTCACTCTCAAAGAGGCTGATATCTACCAACTCAGCCTCTCTGGTCCTAACCTTCTCAACTCCTCTATCCAACTCACCCTGCTTTCTAAGAACCCAAATCAAAAGGTCAGCATTTACTACGACGAGTTACAAGTTTATGCTGCCTACAAGGGTCAACAGATAACTGTTGACACCTTCGTTCCTCCATTCTACCAAGGACATCAGGATAGCAATCTATTAACAGCATCTTTGGTTGGAACTGGATTACCTGTGGCTCCATCCTTCAATTACGAAGTGGGGCGTGATCGAACTGCTGGAAAACTAGTTCTAAATCTAAAGGTGAATGGAAGAATCAGGTGGAAGGTCGGAACTTGGGTTTCAGGGCGATACAGAATTAATGTTAATTGCCTTGCTGTTATGGCTCTTGGACCTACTCTCCCAACAGGACCTTTGAGTTCAAGGCAAGGGACTATATGTTCCACCACTGTCTGA
- the LOC118043963 gene encoding uncharacterized protein — translation MSPTSPPPPPHQIHITPKPATTFPDLFLTALSIIFLFSSSSSSTTTLTSFPKPHFPKLPFLSFPSSPRRFLKIPSMSVSRKTKNSHHFSTPQSLSDWLKPRLPSDSFASWGIKPGTKNIHNLWLEISQGETFLADSTPPIRTVNVVTVKIINKNQTLIESHQELSDGSVRNRCRPLSEKMKPNESFKDAIFRAINEELGSILKDGNEVSINIVNGSYKEKVEERNSMSYPGLPARYVLYSADVEVNGLPDGEFCTEEAEEYPDSEEKRVAEKAVSVKKHFWKWVSSDSVHS, via the coding sequence ATGTCACCAACCTCTCCACCTCCACCACCGCACCAAATACACATAACCCCCAAACCCGCCACCACTTTCCCTGACCTCTTCCTCACAGCACTCTCCATTATCTtcctcttctcctcctcctcctcctccaccaccaccttaACCTCCTTCCCCAAACCCCACTTCCCCAAACTCCCTTTTCTCTCCTTCCCATCAAGCCCTCGTAGATTCCTGAAAATTCCCTCCATGTCCGTCTCTAGAAAGACGAAAAACAGCCACCATTTCTCTACCCCACAATCTCTCTCTGATTGGCTCAAACCTCGCCTGCCATCGGACTCCTTTGCCTCATGGGGTATCAAACCAGGCACCAAAAATATCCACAATCTCTGGCTCGAAATCTCTCAAGGGGAGACCTTTTTAGCTGACTCTACTCCTCCAATTCGCACAGTTAATGTAGTTACtgttaaaatcatcaataagaATCAAACTTTGATTGAATCCCATCAAGAATTATCCGATGGCAGTGTTAGAAATAGGTGTAGACCGTTATCAGAGAAAATGAAGCCTAACGAGTCTTTTAAAGATGCAATCTTTCGTGCTATAAATGAAGAGCTCGGTTCAATTTTGAAGGATGGTAATGAAGTTAGTATTAATATTGTGAATGGTTCTTACAAAGAGAAAGTTGAGGAGAGAAATTCAATGTCTTATCCGGGCTTGCCGGCACGGTATGTGTTGTATTCAGCGGATGTAGAAGTGAATGGATTGCCTGATGGAGAGTTTTGTACTGAAGAGGCTGAAGAGTATCCTGATTCGGAGGAGAAGAGGGTTGCTGAGAAAGCTGTGTCTGTTAAGAAGCATTTTTGGAAATGGGTTAGTTCTGATTCAGTTCATTCTTGA